Proteins from one Desulfovibrio intestinalis genomic window:
- a CDS encoding AsmA family protein, which translates to MQRNPEALAGHFIEELSARTGLTITVDSVNVALLPVPALAVSNVTVTGENWNFTTAYATLRPDFAALLQGRLEPRNISLLRPRINGTVPVALSPNMDFKSLLGPGSDGPLPLPGRCRLAIQQGEARIEGADNSSLTIEGAQCDLEAKPGDSISGNISWTAAALVPPEGQPLRLDSLYIDGKTSLVDPLTHSPRMTGSGVLRLPDWLPELKFSLDLTPDILPGKNGLTLVTDLGGTISKDSVAIPFKLAGKAAWQQTSPDTINLDKLQLAFGPDTVSFDGAVHLKSSTGPSIEGRLQLHRASLTRWLGFARNLAPGLQVALDELTEGLLVFDLDAAGLRVPHIEVSAAGSRFTGSGGVADWHKPELLLDLMSENVNLGRAIPEAVGVLPEEPQFGHGPFTPLPGAPLMPGEIGLDYNVRLAAKKVDYGTIVINDALVVIRQGLVDAQSRLEDTLLLVEGKLYGGSVKGETILGGDKSTPYSIRLRARDVNGENLGKDLKVMPVGGGRLRADVDIMSQGRELDVFLSKLRGSVTARAENGFLRAPPRISGGKKTTFAFSMMDVGLKVRTAAWDGQKLGLEGQWTAGMAASGLDLAADINGRLWFSGDGADGGQMDFTSLPGSFSLRMDPERSFKPDGLHVQASGRFSGQSARNEFSVSEGHFNALGIEAHGQASVIAAKEGPSWQGKVSAYSSDMARTLRLAGMGKITMPKGFNSLEMDTRFRGDSTSLSLREIRTKLDQSTITGTLNLAWKEQLSLNFKLNADELDLDRYMNGDKNSGAGKSSSASNKEWDLRFMRNFRAQGEMGVGRLKAMRFTLQNLRTKYKLENGRLTSDSITGQFYGAPVISKGSITFTKGLSFSNTLTINDFDLKAASDARGGAAALTGKGSVHSEMHANLTGPDQLPALLNGKWRVEVLNGSFQHRTPDGKLKGKPTMITASGASGTITNGVARGSDFYLKGPGLKVSGGGWIDFNNETLDCNFNVNMKNVPDFPLRLYGSMSNTKTSIGAGTLILNTIGDITKGFVDVLGGIVEGTWKLFR; encoded by the coding sequence TTGCAGCGCAATCCCGAAGCGCTTGCCGGGCATTTTATTGAAGAACTGAGTGCACGCACCGGACTGACCATCACGGTGGACTCCGTAAACGTGGCGCTTTTGCCCGTGCCCGCCCTGGCCGTGAGCAATGTGACAGTTACAGGCGAAAACTGGAATTTCACCACGGCATATGCGACGCTGCGCCCCGACTTTGCCGCTCTTCTTCAAGGCCGCCTTGAACCCCGCAACATATCCCTGTTACGCCCCCGCATAAACGGAACCGTACCCGTAGCCCTGAGCCCGAACATGGACTTCAAGAGTCTGCTGGGACCAGGCAGCGACGGCCCGCTGCCATTGCCGGGGCGCTGCCGCCTTGCCATACAGCAAGGCGAAGCGCGCATTGAGGGGGCCGATAATTCAAGCCTTACCATTGAAGGCGCGCAGTGTGACCTTGAGGCCAAGCCCGGCGACAGCATCAGCGGCAACATTTCGTGGACCGCCGCCGCTCTTGTACCGCCCGAAGGTCAGCCTTTGCGCCTGGACAGCCTGTATATCGACGGCAAAACCAGCCTTGTCGATCCCCTGACGCACAGCCCGCGTATGACGGGCAGCGGCGTGTTACGCCTGCCGGACTGGCTGCCCGAGCTGAAATTTTCTCTCGACCTTACGCCCGATATTCTTCCCGGCAAGAACGGTCTTACCCTGGTGACAGACCTCGGCGGCACCATCAGCAAAGACTCCGTAGCCATTCCCTTCAAGCTTGCTGGCAAAGCCGCGTGGCAGCAAACCAGCCCTGACACGATCAATCTGGACAAGCTGCAACTGGCCTTTGGGCCAGATACCGTGAGCTTTGACGGCGCAGTGCACCTGAAAAGCAGCACGGGGCCATCTATAGAAGGACGCCTGCAACTGCACAGGGCAAGCCTCACCCGCTGGCTGGGTTTTGCCCGCAATCTGGCACCCGGCCTGCAGGTGGCGCTGGACGAGCTTACTGAAGGACTGCTGGTTTTTGATCTGGACGCCGCCGGGCTGCGTGTGCCGCATATTGAAGTATCTGCGGCGGGCAGCCGTTTTACGGGATCAGGAGGAGTGGCCGACTGGCACAAGCCGGAACTGTTGCTGGACCTTATGTCCGAAAACGTAAATCTTGGCCGCGCCATTCCCGAAGCCGTGGGCGTTCTGCCAGAAGAACCGCAGTTCGGGCACGGCCCCTTCACCCCGCTGCCGGGCGCGCCCCTCATGCCCGGCGAGATCGGCCTGGACTACAACGTCCGGCTGGCCGCCAAAAAGGTGGATTACGGCACCATAGTTATCAACGACGCGCTGGTGGTCATCCGTCAGGGCCTTGTTGACGCGCAGAGCCGTCTGGAAGACACCCTGCTGCTGGTGGAAGGCAAACTTTACGGCGGCAGCGTCAAGGGAGAAACCATCCTTGGCGGCGACAAAAGCACGCCCTACTCCATACGACTGCGTGCCCGCGACGTGAACGGCGAAAATCTGGGCAAGGATCTCAAGGTCATGCCCGTAGGGGGCGGACGCCTGCGGGCCGACGTGGACATCATGAGTCAGGGCCGCGAGCTGGATGTTTTTTTAAGCAAGCTGCGCGGCAGCGTGACCGCCCGGGCGGAAAACGGATTTTTGCGCGCCCCGCCACGCATCAGCGGCGGGAAAAAGACGACCTTTGCCTTTTCTATGATGGACGTGGGCCTCAAGGTGCGCACAGCAGCATGGGACGGCCAGAAACTCGGCCTTGAGGGACAGTGGACTGCGGGGATGGCCGCTTCCGGCCTGGACCTGGCCGCCGATATTAACGGCAGATTATGGTTCAGCGGTGATGGCGCCGACGGTGGGCAGATGGACTTTACCAGCCTGCCCGGCTCATTTTCCCTGCGCATGGACCCGGAACGCTCTTTCAAACCCGACGGGCTGCATGTACAGGCTTCTGGCCGCTTCAGCGGGCAATCAGCCCGTAACGAATTTTCTGTGTCCGAGGGGCACTTCAATGCTTTAGGCATAGAGGCCCACGGGCAGGCCAGCGTTATCGCCGCCAAAGAAGGCCCCTCCTGGCAGGGCAAAGTCTCCGCTTACAGCTCAGACATGGCACGCACGTTGCGCCTTGCCGGAATGGGCAAGATCACTATGCCCAAGGGCTTCAACAGCCTGGAAATGGACACCCGTTTCAGGGGCGACTCAACCTCGCTCTCCTTGCGCGAAATCCGCACCAAGCTTGACCAGAGCACCATCACTGGCACGCTGAATCTGGCTTGGAAAGAACAACTCAGCCTCAATTTCAAGCTCAATGCAGACGAGCTTGATCTTGACCGCTACATGAACGGCGACAAAAACAGCGGCGCAGGAAAAAGCAGTTCCGCCAGCAATAAGGAGTGGGACTTGCGTTTCATGCGCAATTTCAGGGCGCAGGGCGAAATGGGCGTTGGCAGGCTGAAGGCCATGCGCTTCACACTGCAAAACCTGCGTACCAAGTATAAGCTGGAAAACGGGCGGCTCACGTCCGATTCCATAACGGGCCAGTTTTACGGCGCGCCCGTCATAAGCAAAGGCTCCATCACCTTCACGAAGGGCCTCAGCTTCAGCAACACCCTCACCATCAACGACTTTGATCTTAAGGCAGCCAGCGATGCCCGGGGCGGAGCCGCCGCCCTTACAGGCAAAGGGTCTGTGCATTCGGAAATGCATGCCAATCTTACCGGGCCGGATCAGTTGCCCGCCCTGCTCAACGGCAAATGGCGCGTTGAAGTGCTCAACGGTTCTTTTCAGCACAGAACCCCAGACGGCAAGCTCAAGGGCAAACCCACTATGATTACCGCGTCAGGCGCTTCTGGCACGATAACCAATGGCGTAGCACGCGGTAGTGATTTTTATCTCAAAGGGCCGGGACTTAAAGTCAGTGGCGGCGGCTGGATTGATTTCAACAATGAAACTCTGGACTGCAATTTCAACGTCAATATGAAAAATGTGCCAGATTTTCCCCTCCGCCTCTACGGCAGCATGAGCAATACCAAAACCTCCATTGGCGCCGGAACTCTTATTTTGAACACCATTGGCGACATCACCAAGGGTTTTGTGGATGTGCTCGGCGGCATTGTCGAAGGCACCTGGAAGCTTTTTCGCTGA
- a CDS encoding adenylate kinase: MNILIFGPNGSGKGTQGDLIKQKYNLAHIESGAIFREHIGGGTELGKKAKAYIDRGDLVPDDITIPMVLETLKTKGQHGWLLDGFPRNMVQAEKLWDALKKEGLRLDYVVEILLPREVAKNRIMGRRLCKNNNNHPNNIFIEAIKPAGDVCRVCGGELSSRSDDQDESAINKRHDIYYNDKDGTLAAAYFFKDIAAQGKTKYIELNGEGSIDSIKETLLSKLA; this comes from the coding sequence GTGAATATTCTGATTTTCGGACCCAACGGCAGCGGCAAGGGTACCCAGGGCGATCTTATCAAGCAGAAATACAACCTCGCCCACATCGAATCCGGTGCCATTTTCCGTGAACACATCGGCGGCGGCACTGAACTTGGCAAAAAAGCCAAGGCCTATATTGACCGTGGCGACCTCGTGCCTGACGACATCACCATTCCTATGGTGCTTGAAACCCTGAAAACCAAGGGTCAGCACGGCTGGCTGCTTGACGGCTTCCCGCGCAATATGGTGCAGGCTGAAAAGCTGTGGGACGCGCTGAAGAAAGAAGGTCTTCGCCTGGATTATGTGGTGGAAATTCTGCTGCCCCGTGAAGTGGCCAAAAACCGCATCATGGGCCGCCGCCTGTGCAAGAACAACAACAACCACCCCAACAATATCTTCATTGAAGCCATCAAGCCCGCTGGCGATGTGTGCCGCGTCTGTGGCGGCGAGCTCTCCAGCCGCTCCGACGACCAGGATGAATCCGCTATCAACAAGCGTCACGATATTTACTACAATGACAAGGACGGCACTCTGGCCGCGGCATATTTCTTCAAGGATATCGCTGCCCAAGGCAAGACCAAGTACATTGAACTGAACGGTGAAGGCAGCATCGACTCCATCAAGGAAACCCTGCTGTCCAAGCTGGCCTAA
- the dut gene encoding dUTP diphosphatase, which translates to MLLDEVIGLPATAQANNTVDVAFVRPAAKQLYAQDGDDFFAPATSSSAGFDLRACLDDDEAVIAPGQRLKIGTGIAVQPQPSGIAGFVYSRSGLGARDGLTVAQGVGVIDPDYTGEILVVLLNTSGQERRIAKGERIAQLIFQPFMRPNWREVTELTPTERGSGGFGHTGR; encoded by the coding sequence ATGCTGTTGGACGAAGTGATTGGCCTGCCTGCGACCGCACAGGCTAACAATACTGTGGACGTCGCCTTTGTGCGCCCCGCAGCCAAACAGCTGTATGCTCAGGATGGGGACGATTTTTTTGCCCCGGCCACCAGCAGCTCCGCCGGATTCGACCTGCGCGCCTGCCTGGATGACGATGAAGCCGTCATCGCTCCCGGCCAGCGTCTCAAAATCGGCACGGGCATAGCAGTGCAGCCTCAACCATCAGGCATTGCAGGCTTTGTTTACTCCCGCAGCGGGCTTGGCGCGCGCGATGGCCTCACCGTAGCCCAGGGAGTAGGCGTCATAGATCCCGACTATACGGGAGAAATTCTGGTGGTCCTTCTGAACACCTCCGGGCAGGAACGCCGCATCGCCAAAGGCGAACGCATCGCCCAGCTTATCTTTCAGCCCTTTATGCGACCGAACTGGCGCGAAGTGACGGAACTGACTCCCACAGAGCGCGGTTCCGGCGGCTTCGGTCATACCGGACGCTGA
- a CDS encoding aspartate aminotransferase family protein: MSQAFAAVKAGEESLLCRSYSRYPVAVVRGKGARLWDADGKEYVDLLAGIAVTSLGHCNDEVNAALAAHAEKLWHVSNLFYQEEQLELARLLLSTSHHQKAFFCNSGAEANEACIKLARRYMRKVKQRDAYEIITLEGCFHGRTLGALAATGRENLSDGFAPLPEGFKQVPAGDIEAMKAAITPATAAVLVEVVQGEGGVVPLCGEYLRQLEALCRERDVLFMCDEVQAGLARTGKFWAFQQYGLKPDAISMAKSLANGLPMGAMLATDEVARGFEAGSHATTFGGGALASGVAAKVVEILLRDKLADRAAELGEHLKRELAAMQTRQPGKIKEVRGLGLMVGIELAVDGKPVWEELLRRGYICNLSHGITLRLLPPLNIDKSDLDGFLQNLEDILAQIPA, encoded by the coding sequence ATGTCACAAGCCTTTGCTGCCGTCAAAGCCGGGGAAGAAAGCCTGCTCTGCCGTTCTTACAGCCGCTATCCCGTGGCTGTGGTCCGAGGCAAGGGCGCGCGATTGTGGGATGCAGACGGCAAGGAATATGTGGACTTGCTGGCGGGCATTGCCGTCACCAGCCTGGGACACTGCAACGACGAGGTTAACGCCGCTCTTGCGGCTCACGCCGAAAAACTCTGGCATGTGAGCAATCTGTTCTATCAGGAAGAACAGCTTGAACTGGCCCGCCTGCTGCTGTCCACCAGCCATCATCAGAAAGCATTTTTCTGTAATTCCGGGGCTGAGGCCAACGAGGCCTGCATCAAGCTGGCCCGGCGCTATATGCGCAAGGTGAAGCAGCGCGATGCTTACGAAATCATCACCCTTGAAGGCTGCTTCCACGGACGTACCCTCGGCGCTCTTGCCGCCACCGGGCGCGAAAACCTCAGTGACGGTTTCGCGCCGCTGCCCGAAGGATTCAAACAGGTTCCCGCTGGTGATATTGAAGCTATGAAGGCTGCCATTACCCCGGCTACCGCCGCTGTTCTGGTGGAAGTGGTACAGGGCGAAGGCGGCGTGGTGCCTCTGTGCGGCGAATACCTGCGCCAACTTGAAGCCCTGTGCCGGGAACGCGACGTGCTCTTCATGTGCGACGAAGTTCAGGCAGGCCTTGCCCGTACAGGTAAATTCTGGGCTTTCCAGCAGTATGGTCTGAAGCCCGACGCCATCAGCATGGCCAAATCTCTAGCAAACGGCCTGCCCATGGGAGCCATGCTCGCCACAGACGAGGTCGCCAGGGGCTTTGAAGCAGGCAGCCATGCCACCACCTTTGGCGGCGGCGCTCTTGCTTCGGGCGTGGCAGCCAAGGTTGTGGAAATTCTGCTGCGTGACAAACTGGCTGACAGGGCCGCCGAACTGGGCGAACACCTGAAGCGTGAACTGGCCGCCATGCAGACGCGCCAGCCCGGAAAAATTAAAGAAGTGCGCGGCCTAGGCCTTATGGTCGGCATAGAACTTGCCGTTGACGGCAAGCCCGTGTGGGAAGAACTGCTGCGCCGGGGTTACATATGCAACCTGAGTCACGGCATAACTCTGCGCCTTCTGCCGCCCCTGAATATCGACAAGTCTGACCTTGATGGCTTTTTGCAAAACCTTGAAGACATTCTGGCTCAGATTCCCGCCTAA
- a CDS encoding TraR/DksA family transcriptional regulator, with the protein MDVFDQATELERLDRESALLRARAAIDREGPEIIDGVACCRECGDPIPLKRLEALPGVGLCRACQEEREDS; encoded by the coding sequence ATGGACGTTTTTGATCAAGCTACTGAACTGGAACGCCTGGACCGGGAATCTGCCCTTTTGAGAGCTCGTGCGGCCATTGACCGCGAAGGGCCTGAAATCATTGATGGCGTGGCCTGCTGCCGCGAATGCGGCGATCCCATTCCCCTGAAACGCCTTGAGGCGCTGCCCGGTGTTGGCCTGTGCCGCGCTTGCCAGGAAGAACGCGAAGACAGCTAG
- a CDS encoding inorganic phosphate transporter, with the protein MFDIPVLLALIVLVALIFDFTNGAHDCANAIATVVSTKVVTPRFAVGAAALLNLGGALLGTEVAKTLGSGIVLPHVVEGSHVLVLAALVGAITWNCITWYFGIPSSSSHALIGGLIGAAVADAGFGALNGKGILDKVLIPLVASPLAGFLMGYLIMWIIFWICARVHRRRVNGIFRRLQLVSAGFMAISHGLNDAQKTMGIITLALLIFGKIDAVEVPLWVKLSCAGAMALGTAVGGWKIVKTMGHRIFKLEPVHGFAAETSAAMVITGASMMGAPVSTTHTITACIFGVGSTKRLSAVRWNVAGSLVTAWLLTLPAAGTVGFVSYWLLHFIWN; encoded by the coding sequence ATGTTTGATATTCCTGTGCTGCTGGCGCTTATTGTGCTGGTGGCGCTTATCTTCGACTTCACCAACGGTGCTCATGACTGCGCCAACGCCATTGCCACGGTAGTGTCCACCAAGGTGGTCACTCCACGGTTTGCCGTGGGCGCGGCGGCTCTGCTCAATCTGGGCGGCGCGCTTCTGGGTACGGAAGTGGCCAAGACGCTGGGCAGCGGCATTGTGCTGCCTCATGTGGTTGAGGGCAGCCATGTGCTTGTTCTGGCGGCTCTGGTGGGAGCCATCACCTGGAACTGCATCACCTGGTATTTCGGCATTCCCTCGTCTTCGTCCCACGCCCTTATTGGCGGACTTATCGGAGCAGCCGTTGCTGACGCCGGATTTGGCGCATTGAACGGCAAGGGGATTCTTGACAAGGTGCTCATCCCGCTGGTGGCTTCGCCATTGGCGGGTTTTCTTATGGGCTACCTGATTATGTGGATTATTTTCTGGATATGTGCGCGAGTACACCGCCGCCGGGTCAACGGCATTTTCAGGCGGCTGCAACTGGTGTCGGCTGGGTTTATGGCCATCAGCCACGGCCTGAACGACGCTCAGAAAACTATGGGTATCATCACCCTGGCGCTGCTTATTTTTGGAAAAATCGACGCTGTTGAAGTGCCTTTGTGGGTCAAGCTGTCCTGCGCCGGGGCTATGGCCCTGGGCACTGCTGTGGGCGGCTGGAAAATCGTGAAGACCATGGGACACCGCATCTTCAAATTGGAGCCCGTACACGGCTTTGCAGCTGAAACTTCGGCGGCAATGGTCATTACCGGAGCTTCGATGATGGGCGCGCCTGTGAGCACCACCCATACCATCACGGCCTGCATCTTTGGCGTGGGGTCTACCAAGCGGCTTTCTGCCGTGCGCTGGAACGTGGCCGGAAGTCTGGTCACTGCCTGGTTGCTGACCTTGCCCGCTGCGGGCACCGTTGGTTTTGTGTCTTACTGGTTGCTGCACTTTATCTGGAACTGA
- a CDS encoding DUF47 domain-containing protein, with the protein MFPALLPKSAPFFAMLEEQNSLLRRMAGLLVEMLDDVANMDHIHKEIAFLEEEADVLHSQIIRDLSQTFITPIDREDILRINQEQEECMDCLHSLSTRLHIFEFTRIRFPALQMARTISAMLDMSRLMLEGLTHRRDCHKTRAFRNLRGECDMLLAVGLAELLDEQQEITVPQIMQTLKWSQAYERMSILLEQVNALAETIEEAVLKNV; encoded by the coding sequence ATGTTTCCAGCGCTGTTGCCTAAATCCGCACCATTTTTTGCCATGCTGGAAGAGCAGAACAGTCTTCTGCGACGCATGGCTGGTCTGCTGGTTGAAATGCTGGACGATGTGGCCAATATGGACCATATCCATAAGGAAATCGCCTTTCTGGAAGAAGAGGCGGACGTTCTGCACAGTCAGATCATCCGTGATCTCTCGCAAACATTCATTACTCCCATTGACCGCGAAGACATCCTGCGCATCAATCAGGAGCAGGAAGAGTGCATGGACTGCCTGCACAGCCTGAGCACCCGGCTGCATATTTTTGAATTCACGCGCATACGCTTTCCCGCACTTCAGATGGCCCGCACCATCAGCGCCATGCTGGATATGAGCCGGCTCATGCTTGAGGGGCTGACTCATCGGCGCGACTGCCACAAAACCCGCGCCTTCCGCAATTTGCGGGGCGAGTGCGATATGCTGCTCGCTGTGGGGCTGGCGGAACTGCTGGACGAACAGCAGGAAATCACCGTGCCCCAGATCATGCAGACGCTTAAATGGAGTCAGGCTTACGAACGCATGAGCATCTTGCTTGAGCAGGTCAATGCCCTGGCTGAAACCATTGAAGAAGCGGTGCTGAAAAATGTTTGA
- a CDS encoding pseudouridine synthase codes for MKSEYTGPQGSEQSVPGPDTTGVTQEFRVDQQAGQRLDQALEALLPQMGIRGRKRCIEKGLILVNGRAAPASRRMREGDLVTLLEAEAQAAASSAPTGPGMRPSATSNENSSTTDPCSLAAALGLRMLTVRNGYCFFSKPAYMHSAALAGSSEPSVEALAPALVEQWAGRHCGQTTCSPGASAGLDAHRNSGVAAQHEKLMLLQRLDFGTSGLLCAALTPESAADFRAAEAEGYCEKRYVALLTGVLSGPATARQVLNANGRRKTRLREAQADRTRWTDFWPLHVWHPGETDTEDLRALLAHNFSGANSSVATGQPYGADSSVADGAASALDLPLHLPPQGLTLAACRIRRGARHQIRVHAAGLGHALWGDALYAESEDSLHPDAENSLQQPSMPRFFLHHGGLRLPGTACVDDLSWPLPDDLMGLVRTWFAGVMPARTHPMS; via the coding sequence GTGAAATCCGAATATACTGGCCCGCAGGGGTCTGAACAGAGCGTCCCTGGCCCTGATACCACAGGTGTCACGCAGGAATTTCGCGTGGACCAGCAGGCGGGGCAAAGGCTCGATCAGGCTTTGGAAGCGCTTTTGCCGCAAATGGGAATACGGGGGCGCAAGCGCTGTATCGAAAAAGGCCTTATTCTCGTCAATGGCCGCGCCGCGCCTGCCTCACGCCGCATGCGTGAGGGGGATCTTGTGACGCTGCTTGAGGCAGAAGCGCAAGCGGCGGCCAGCAGCGCCCCAACAGGGCCCGGCATGCGGCCTTCGGCTACTTCAAACGAAAATTCTTCCACAACTGATCCCTGTTCGCTTGCAGCCGCCCTTGGGTTGCGCATGCTCACCGTGCGCAATGGCTACTGCTTTTTCAGCAAACCTGCCTATATGCACAGCGCCGCCCTGGCTGGAAGTTCTGAACCCAGTGTGGAGGCTCTTGCCCCTGCCCTGGTGGAGCAATGGGCGGGGCGCCACTGTGGGCAAACTACATGCTCCCCTGGCGCTTCCGCTGGATTGGATGCTCATCGTAATAGTGGAGTGGCGGCCCAGCATGAAAAGCTGATGCTGCTGCAAAGGCTGGATTTTGGAACTTCTGGTCTGCTTTGCGCGGCCCTGACGCCCGAATCTGCCGCAGATTTTCGTGCCGCCGAGGCCGAAGGCTACTGCGAAAAGCGGTATGTGGCCCTGCTGACGGGCGTGCTTTCCGGCCCTGCTACAGCGCGTCAGGTCCTGAACGCCAATGGCCGGCGCAAAACACGCCTGCGGGAAGCACAAGCCGACAGAACGCGCTGGACAGATTTTTGGCCTCTGCATGTCTGGCATCCTGGCGAGACTGACACCGAAGACCTGCGGGCGCTGCTTGCCCACAATTTTTCAGGTGCAAACTCCAGCGTAGCGACCGGCCAGCCTTATGGGGCCGACAGCTCGGTGGCAGATGGCGCGGCTTCTGCCCTGGATTTGCCGCTGCACCTTCCCCCTCAAGGGCTTACACTGGCAGCCTGCCGCATACGGCGGGGCGCGCGTCACCAGATACGGGTACACGCCGCCGGGCTGGGCCACGCATTGTGGGGAGACGCTCTGTATGCAGAGAGCGAAGATTCGCTGCATCCAGATGCAGAGAATTCTTTGCAGCAGCCTTCGATGCCCCGATTTTTTTTGCACCACGGCGGCCTGCGCCTGCCTGGCACGGCTTGCGTTGACGACCTTTCCTGGCCGCTGCCGGACGACCTGATGGGCCTTGTCCGCACATGGTTTGCCGGAGTCATGCCAGCGCGGACGCATCCAATGTCATGA
- a CDS encoding GAK system CofD-like protein, which yields MKATPAPTAFPALGPRLTFFTGGTALRGLSRELTRHTHNSVHLVTTFDSGGSSAALRRAFAMPAVGDIRNRLLALADSAVVPATVLDFCAGRLPAEDEVVAEGVNIAGFNVSLSGKKDPADFLRLQLTGMGRPGHRVWKTMPRVFADALRLHLNFFLDRMPADFDPYRACFGNLVLAGGYLHHKRDFDPVLAFFSRLLQTRGVVRPIVRESLHLAAELDDGSVIVGQHCFRDLPRPVRRLFLTVHEPERLNDQNFRDLSTTPCRPPLAPAANVYLSSAGAICYPMGSFYTSVLANLLPQGVGRTVAEADCPKIFIPNSGNDAELFGLSVAEQAAMILRHLREDAPNAPTDRLLHHVLVDSRHGCYEGGLGPEVRRALEDMGLNLVDRHMVCVNDPQHHEPELTARAILDLLPGKTAEI from the coding sequence ATGAAGGCCACCCCGGCCCCAACGGCCTTTCCGGCCCTTGGCCCGCGCCTGACATTCTTTACGGGTGGTACAGCACTGCGCGGCCTGAGCCGTGAGCTGACCCGTCACACACACAACTCTGTTCATCTGGTCACCACATTTGATTCCGGCGGCAGCTCGGCGGCTTTGCGCCGGGCTTTTGCCATGCCCGCCGTGGGTGATATTCGCAACCGTCTGCTGGCCCTGGCCGACAGTGCGGTGGTGCCCGCCACGGTACTGGATTTTTGTGCAGGCCGCCTGCCTGCCGAAGATGAAGTTGTGGCGGAGGGTGTGAACATTGCAGGTTTCAATGTCTCCCTGTCTGGCAAAAAAGATCCGGCGGATTTTTTGCGTCTGCAGCTCACAGGCATGGGCAGGCCAGGGCACCGGGTCTGGAAAACCATGCCCCGCGTTTTTGCCGACGCCTTGCGCCTGCACCTGAATTTCTTTCTGGACCGCATGCCTGCGGATTTTGATCCTTACCGTGCCTGCTTCGGCAATCTTGTGCTGGCAGGGGGCTATTTGCACCACAAGCGTGACTTTGACCCCGTGCTGGCCTTCTTCAGCCGCTTGTTGCAAACAAGGGGCGTGGTTCGGCCCATTGTAAGGGAAAGCTTGCATCTGGCTGCGGAACTGGATGACGGCTCTGTGATTGTGGGGCAGCACTGCTTCAGGGATTTGCCCCGCCCTGTGCGGCGGCTTTTTCTCACCGTGCATGAGCCGGAGCGGCTCAATGACCAGAATTTTCGTGATCTTTCCACCACGCCCTGCCGCCCGCCGCTGGCTCCAGCCGCCAACGTCTATTTGAGTTCTGCCGGGGCCATCTGCTATCCTATGGGCAGCTTCTACACCAGTGTGCTGGCCAACCTGCTGCCGCAGGGCGTTGGGCGCACTGTGGCCGAAGCGGACTGCCCTAAAATTTTTATTCCAAACTCTGGCAACGACGCCGAATTGTTCGGCCTCAGCGTAGCTGAACAAGCCGCTATGATTTTGCGTCATCTGCGTGAAGACGCACCAAACGCGCCCACAGACCGGCTTTTGCACCATGTGCTGGTGGATTCACGCCACGGATGCTACGAAGGCGGCCTTGGACCCGAGGTGCGTCGCGCTCTTGAAGATATGGGCCTCAACCTTGTGGACCGCCACATGGTGTGCGTAAACGATCCCCAGCATCATGAGCCGGAACTGACGGCCCGCGCCATCCTTGATCTTCTGCCGGGCAAAACTGCGGAGATCTGA
- a CDS encoding 3'-5' exonuclease, giving the protein MDIDVLRRRLSSEEVNALPLCHYEGQVHVVRSEEDWQSVRPQLLEESILGFDTETRPSFRKGRRNSPALIQLATAQAVYLIQLAWMPFGPELAELLANPAQIKAGVGIRDDMRDLAKLYDFEPAGLVDLGGVARAHRMPSQGLRTLAANFFGWRISKGSQCSNWSLPELSARQIAYAATDAWIGRLIFMRMCELGLIPSARPAAWPVGDCGSSA; this is encoded by the coding sequence ATGGATATTGATGTCTTACGACGCCGTTTGAGCAGTGAGGAAGTAAATGCTCTGCCCCTGTGCCATTATGAGGGACAGGTGCATGTGGTGCGCAGTGAAGAAGACTGGCAGAGCGTGCGGCCGCAACTGCTTGAGGAAAGTATTCTCGGTTTTGACACAGAAACGCGGCCTTCTTTCCGCAAGGGACGGCGCAATTCACCCGCGCTTATTCAGCTGGCAACAGCGCAGGCTGTGTACCTGATACAGTTGGCCTGGATGCCCTTTGGCCCTGAACTGGCGGAATTGCTGGCAAATCCCGCCCAGATCAAGGCTGGTGTGGGCATCAGGGACGACATGCGCGATCTGGCCAAGCTGTACGATTTTGAGCCAGCCGGGCTCGTTGATCTGGGGGGCGTGGCAAGAGCCCATAGAATGCCCAGCCAGGGCTTGCGCACATTGGCCGCCAATTTTTTTGGCTGGCGCATTTCCAAGGGATCGCAGTGCTCAAACTGGAGCCTGCCAGAACTCAGCGCACGCCAGATAGCCTATGCCGCCACCGACGCCTGGATAGGCCGTCTTATTTTCATGCGCATGTGCGAGCTGGGGCTTATTCCTTCCGCGCGCCCCGCGGCCTGGCCTGTCGGAGATTGCGGGAGCAGCGCATGA